The DNA sequence AAACAAAGCATCATGAATCCCGCCACCAGGATCAGTGAAGTGATGATCATCGCTTTTCCGGTCCCGTGTAGGGTATTGCGGATCGCCACATCCACAGGATTGCCGATTTGGATTTCTTTGCGGTAACGCATCAGGAAATGAATAGTGTCGTCCACTGCAATCCCAAATGCAATCACGAATACCAAAGCGGTGGAAGCTGTCAGATTGATCTGGAACGCCCCCATGATGCCGCCCGTGAAAATCAGTGGAATGACATTCGGTACCATGGAGATGAGAAGCATGCGCCAAGATTTGAATAGCATCCCCATAATCAATCCCACAATCGCAAAGGCAATTCCCAACCCAAACAGTAGGCTTCTCCGGACATACATCAGATTATGCTCCGTCAAAAAAGCTTGCCCCGTGTACCGATAGCTGAACATGGAGGTATCACAGTGCGCCAGAACATATTCATCCAAGTCCCGATAAAGCTTTTCGAATTCATCGGTCCCCAAATCAGGTACACGCGAACTGATCCGTGCCTGCTTGAAATCTTGTGTAGTGACCTTGGCCATAAGGTCATTGCCGCCATAATTCGCCATGAACCCAATCATGCGGTCGATTTCTTCCTGCGAATCCGGAATCCTGCGGTGATGTGCGCGATTGAAATGTGCAAGGTAGTTGGCCTCCTTCACGAGGGTCGCGGGAGAAAGGAATATTCCGAACTGCTGACGCCCATCGAGCCATTCCTGAATGCTATCCAACTGCACCAGAAAATCTCGATCCGTGGCCAGATGCTCTCCTTTCATATGGATCCCCAGTTCGAAAGGTCGAAGTCCCACAGATTGCTCCTCGAAGAAATACATGGATTGTTTGATCGGATCGTCCTCCCCAATATCCTCAATGAGGAAGGTATTGGTGGGAATCGTGAAAATGAGGGCAATACTCAAGGCAACAAGCCCGCCAAACGTCCAGCCAATCAAACGGCCTTCCTGCATGACCCATCGAAACACCTGATCCATCCAGGTATTCCACTGCGGTTGGTTTCCGAATCCTCGTTTCTGGGTGAGTTTCTTTTTTCGGCTCAACCAAAGGAATGCATTCGGTAGCAAAATAATGGTGAGGATATAGGTCAAAACCACCCCGATAGCAGCATACAGACCAAAGTTTCGAATAGGCGGCACCCTTGAAACCAGCAGGGAGGCAAACCCTACAGCGGTCGTCAAGGAAGTCAAAAAGATAGAGAGGCCGATTTCCTTGAGCGTGATGCGCATGGCTTCGTGGGGAGAATCGCTGCGCTCATTTTCCTGAAGAAATCTCGTGGTTAAATGAATCACATCACTGGTACCGACTACGAACATCAGCGGAATGAGCAGATTCGAGATCAAGTCCACCGACTGGCCGGTATATCCCATGATACCCATGATCCACATCAGTCCCAATAGAACTGCTGCAACCGGAATCCATACGCCCCATCCCGTTCGATAAATCCAAAATAGGACCGAGATGATCAGGCAAATGGAGATGGACATGAACATGAGGAGCTCTCGCCCAATTTTGCCAATATATTGGGTCCGGATGTAGGGAATGCCGGATATCACGTATGGAATGCCCGAGGACTCCAAGACCTCGACCACCGATTGGTTGAATTCATCTCGCTTCCGCGTATCGAAAATCTCCGGTTCAATGAATACAAATGCACAGACATGCTGAAAATCTCGCGTGATCAATCCGCCTATCAGGAGAGAATCCTGCTCAATCCGCTTACGACTCTTCCTCAAATCAGCCTCGGTCTCGAACTCCATCCAGGGCGACGACACCATTTTCAGCGTTTTCAGGCGATACTGCTCCACGCTCGTGGCCGAAACCAACGAGTCGGTTCCGGGCAGGGCCCTGATAGCTTCAAAAACGGAGTCGGCACGTTTTAGGAATTCTCGATCAAAGACATCTTCCCCCGGTGCCTTGAGCGCGATATAGTTGATGAAGTTTTGCTCTTCTTGAAATTGCTGGATGTACTGCGAATAATAGGTGTACTCGGGATCATCCTTGGGATAGAATTGGTCGAAGCTAAAATTGATCCGGACCTTGGTCACACCATATCCCAGTATCAAGGTTCCGAGCATCAAAATACCCAGCCAGATTCTCCGGTACTTCAAAAGGTGGTTCATGAAATGGGCTAGAAAGTCAAAAATTAGGTTTGATATCCCTTATTCGTCCCGGTTTACAATTCGGCCATTTTGGGCCATAGCTGGTCAAATTCCCGCTGATAGGCAGTCACCACGGAAGGCTCATGGGTAATCAACAGATTCTCGTGGTTATGGTTGGCTGCACTGCGCGTCCAGTTGTAGCTGCCTGTCAATGCGACCGTCTGATCGATCAGGGCAAACTTGTGATGCATGTGATCATCCGTACGATCTTCCCGCACCGTGAGTCCCGCGCGGACCAATTCATGAATATCTGATCCTCGGTCGTATTTCTTGTCATTGTCCGTCAAGATCCGGACGCGGACGCCACGACGGTGACAGGCTTCGATCCGATCGGTGATGCGGTCATCTGAAATGGTG is a window from the Pontibacter sp. G13 genome containing:
- a CDS encoding MMPL family transporter gives rise to the protein MNHLLKYRRIWLGILMLGTLILGYGVTKVRINFSFDQFYPKDDPEYTYYSQYIQQFQEEQNFINYIALKAPGEDVFDREFLKRADSVFEAIRALPGTDSLVSATSVEQYRLKTLKMVSSPWMEFETEADLRKSRKRIEQDSLLIGGLITRDFQHVCAFVFIEPEIFDTRKRDEFNQSVVEVLESSGIPYVISGIPYIRTQYIGKIGRELLMFMSISICLIISVLFWIYRTGWGVWIPVAAVLLGLMWIMGIMGYTGQSVDLISNLLIPLMFVVGTSDVIHLTTRFLQENERSDSPHEAMRITLKEIGLSIFLTSLTTAVGFASLLVSRVPPIRNFGLYAAIGVVLTYILTIILLPNAFLWLSRKKKLTQKRGFGNQPQWNTWMDQVFRWVMQEGRLIGWTFGGLVALSIALIFTIPTNTFLIEDIGEDDPIKQSMYFFEEQSVGLRPFELGIHMKGEHLATDRDFLVQLDSIQEWLDGRQQFGIFLSPATLVKEANYLAHFNRAHHRRIPDSQEEIDRMIGFMANYGGNDLMAKVTTQDFKQARISSRVPDLGTDEFEKLYRDLDEYVLAHCDTSMFSYRYTGQAFLTEHNLMYVRRSLLFGLGIAFAIVGLIMGMLFKSWRMLLISMVPNVIPLIFTGGIMGAFQINLTASTALVFVIAFGIAVDDTIHFLMRYRKEIQIGNPVDVAIRNTLHGTGKAMIITSLILVAGFMMLCFSDFGGTWSTGMFTSLTIGFALLSDLVLLPVLIRWVYPTEISRDNSLRSSS